Proteins co-encoded in one Bacteroidota bacterium genomic window:
- a CDS encoding T9SS type A sorting domain-containing protein, translating to MKTIKNSNEVKRFFTSSSARFSRWLVSYLVTVVMFITTSVYAQTDIPCTGYNNDIVANGGGVAATPNVGVSFPANGFDGAGYCLVSQGYTIGAATPTCFMPVSNTVTSLRTPALTYTLQGYGTSVLNNNNALTITSPSGTYTSPFPSTASLTLNTPASYGKLYFLVGSVVNNVSNTMNVTVTFSDATTESFTGASFANWFSGSAGTTAFYQFNRLNPNNGGFLNVCTSGTYTSQPNMYEYSVNISPANYGKLVSSVAFTATSTSSTGTTPSSVNYLHIMAMGGIAPCTLPIDQPTALNLTSPSGTIVSGTFTAASSAPSGYLTVAYPNGATATAPVSGTDYVVGNSIGLGKVVGVGAASSFGASGLLPGVTYDFYIYSYNSGLCATAYNTTSPLTGTITTSGVGATLLISPYGDGGFETGASLALNNWQVANSTPNAWTVGTVPTGFTNRSAYISNDGGTTWAYTNTASGTASHIYKDITFPAGQTEITLSFNWKALGEASSWDAIIVYSCPMSITPLAGSPSNTTANTATWTGGSPTAIGSQLWNQGTNLQNFSVCLPAAFAGTTQRIVITWKNDNTSGTNPPAAIDNVTLVSNTPTAPANQATALNLTAISTSQIDGSFTAATSAPVGYVVVRYPSGAITTPPATGTVYTVGNSLGLGTIVSVGAATTFNNTGLAGSTTYDYYVYDYSSSTCAGTVYNTVSPLTASQTTNSCGTMSGTIPIGATAPASPNGFTSITAALAYINSNGLASATTLELQTDYNPVGETYPITFPFNACVSASRPLTIRPNAAVVSPFVLTSASTAATIVFDGGSYVTIDGRPGGIGSNKYIRITNTSSTAAAAGNAIQLKNEANNLLLTYLDLQAANLNPATNSSVVPAVGAVPGVVAILSTTGISGNDNNTISFCDIHSVGNTGNILNVGIFAVNATTLGSPSNNNNNSILNNNIYDCFNASTATAGIDICAGNNSYTISNNSFYKSAATTFTYSTAAITKRAFWITPGNSAVASSGYTISGNYIGGTAPLCGGTAFTMLGVVTSVFHGMDISVGTLAVSNVTNNTIQNIAFTTSSTSNPYFSGISIASGNVNVGLGAGTGNTIGSSTGNGSITLNNATSSLSTSVAYGIRSVGGALLNINYNSVGSITINNGTFSNTFVSIGIVGGGTTSTTISNNTIGSTSTANSIQFTGTGTPLTAMGLSGIFVSSGPTLSSITNNTIANLHNSYVGTSSTTALTVRGIDLAVGANTIDNNIIRNLTSASTIAGAGTTANICGIVMRSTTAPSTVTNNKIYSLKLTTTSTTTSTQISGIVWNPSSSGTNLIARNFIHSFDVAYTTTTATAATFTGIDNGAGTSTIQNNMIRLGINDAGASVTTPLVMRGMSIGTTSATNVLHNSVYLGGTGVTATVSANHSAAFNRSASSGTLVLRNNIFANTRSNVAAAQTNKHYVVRLGTATTGCDFDYNDYYASAGNDNSFALNNVTGVASYSSGWIAGDLNSYTGDPMFLTPNGNSTTVDLHINPVPQTVVEQGGVLAFTIADDYDGQTRNTLSPVDIGADAGNFTPLNPCAGPPASATTAFTNATPICGTGTKTLILSGFTVQPGYTYQWQESATGTLGSFVNVTTGTGGTTNSYTTATLSSSMYYQCEIGCSFGAGTIFSSTIQAVVNPIPTVTATPSTGTSVCSGSRVDLSASGASTYSWSCNPGTAGYPQVSLFITPNNLQTVTSIPTSTLASSTAAPPATISALTWTYTVTGTSAAGCAATPVAVVLNVITNPVVPNVLTYSASPSAICGPGTPVTFTVNNNGTIGAGQWTYNWYDQAGTTLLQSTTNTAASDNYTPATAVANGNYVYTVKVTNSVCPSSYAVASPTYYVGYSSLNVVNNANCGDNGVINVYPEGQNNFTTWYSNDFSTGLLGAAFDASLGNLSVASGRCNITSQVNGQNGMLIIRNSAAINTNNLQVDFKLSTAPRGFAFNILGADGLAWSYAPDVHTATTLTPGTGGFNAESGSGSGFKLAFDATANGAINSPGVYLMFNCTTPDQGPSSSGVLAFKQGSFWQGLIDAPVSIVISQNGFVSVSINNTLIFDHVALPPAALTTYLNANKSNWIHTFTARTGGSNELHAIDDLNIRYNTYEYSINSTNGTDGTWQTSNKFTGLAAASYPVWVRNPSNISCNANTGTAVVGTSPSPSSANTVAALGFNTTICAGSSTDLTTDIEIPGATYLWETSSTIGGPYTTASGVNNLATYSTGPLNTSAYYRVTFTCPSSSPVTSTPVLVTANAGSISGTNSPQMVNCLGDAANLTATPGANTTIVWYDVATGGSPLGSGNSISVTPTVLPTTYYAEPTTTAYTNQYTNGGQKVLSNGFGTSSSGTGISTRFTTTASIRVDAIKVLPGSTGTLTVVLQNSGSATILQTFSMSVSAAQVGNFINVPVNFAIAGSGNFQLTTSGVPCSYYSSGFPVGAYSASYMFMGGVMTIVGSSSTETGATSTSMYGTAFDWTITTSCPSGLAARIPVVVNANPAFFVSVTPATTAALCSGTIQALTASSPNPYSSYTWSPVTNLYADNLATVPLTITDNQATVYFKSATAGSSSYTVSTAGSGCTNTAGASVNVVASPVVSATATPSVIASGANSQLNAGVIATNANNYTFTAINGSFTPLSGGTSASVTTTADEEMSTAFNIGFNFGFAGTTYTTVQAGSNGVLLFGSGKTNTLTNNLATITTSQRPGVAPLWDDIQCSNGIKYEVSGAPGSQVLTVEWINMEWNYQSSTTVVSFQAKLYEGTNVIEFVYRDDGATVNLGSASIGIMGTNSSDFISVQSTSALPTTSTSSSQNSIATKPATGQVYRFTPPNTTAGYTFDWSANPTFLSATNIYNPNATGVTSDQTYSVTVTDPATCATVQTVTVTTITAPPSCPATVTPDVSCNYSASLSWAASVTPFTLGYYVYVGTDGGGTTTPISLVNGQDVGLSTSLLLPALQPSTTYYYQIQPYNAFGANTACIIGTISSAADVTQTPTQSASSYTETMDNNVTPPALPCGMTSSNENFPADAFTWYTASGAANAHAGTRYLRIDKNTNNTTAKDDWFYSAPMNLTGGKLYRIYFWHRVGAAGSENFEVFLSNSNDAATMLTTSAVYTGASNLLTYKLDSSADILPPFTGVFYYGIHANGSANGQSLFMDDIQVKQIPVAAMDPASCITVPSLYDQLLVQPVYQAQDYKFKIENLANSFSYEYTRNLPIPDFRLKWAPGVTYDLSYDVSVSYKKNNVWSPYGPSCVVTMGPFPTTQLRGASCGATLTDLYTPLYIDSVGGANDYEYKIVQNTLAYDHTWMRGAPVLDYRLYWAYQTSPLLVERVQFGFTYDVQVRALVGRTGPAQGNLPGTLGTFGPVCTVTLSGQPQTQLVAAPGPQQSCGKTLTNITDQIFCIPVVGASNYRYTAVNAALGYNATADRNSTVNDFRLNWLPTVGGVGLRYATTYDITVQNNVGGVWSTAGAMCQVTTPAQPLTQLQPAYCLYTLPTFSTPIYCNAVPAATNYRYRITDVATSGATYTKIIDRNAPSTDFRFTWTLVCCGGLNVLPNTPYNVEVASYAGGVWSAYGTVCTVTTSATVPRYNPFLAEEGKVETAAADLGLSVYPNPSAVNETYYIELNGIQQANENVAINIYNVLGAKVYSTQVITKEESRVVLQPEQTLAAGVYTVEAQINGTVSRVKFVVK from the coding sequence ATGAAAACAATCAAAAACTCAAACGAAGTAAAGCGATTTTTTACTTCCAGTTCAGCAAGATTCAGTAGATGGCTTGTAAGTTATCTTGTTACAGTTGTAATGTTCATTACTACTTCGGTGTATGCTCAAACCGATATTCCATGTACCGGTTACAATAACGATATTGTAGCAAATGGTGGCGGAGTAGCTGCTACACCCAATGTTGGAGTTTCTTTTCCGGCAAATGGTTTTGACGGTGCCGGGTATTGCTTGGTATCGCAAGGATATACAATTGGAGCAGCCACACCTACTTGTTTTATGCCGGTTTCAAACACAGTTACAAGTTTACGAACACCTGCTTTAACATATACCTTGCAAGGATATGGAACAAGTGTATTAAATAACAATAATGCTTTAACCATAACTTCCCCTTCAGGGACTTACACTTCGCCATTTCCATCAACGGCTAGTTTAACTTTAAATACACCTGCCAGTTATGGTAAATTGTATTTTCTGGTTGGTTCTGTAGTAAACAACGTAAGTAATACTATGAATGTGACTGTAACTTTTTCAGATGCAACAACTGAATCGTTTACGGGTGCTTCCTTTGCAAACTGGTTTTCGGGTTCAGCGGGTACCACCGCCTTTTATCAGTTTAACCGACTTAATCCAAACAACGGTGGGTTCTTAAATGTATGTACTTCAGGAACCTATACATCTCAACCAAATATGTATGAGTATAGTGTAAATATTAGCCCTGCAAATTATGGTAAATTGGTAAGTAGTGTAGCGTTTACTGCAACTTCTACTTCTTCAACCGGAACAACTCCTTCCTCAGTTAATTACCTACACATTATGGCAATGGGAGGTATTGCACCTTGTACTTTGCCAATCGACCAACCTACAGCATTAAACCTTACCTCTCCATCCGGAACAATTGTTAGTGGAACTTTTACTGCGGCATCAAGTGCTCCTTCTGGGTATTTAACTGTAGCTTATCCCAATGGAGCAACTGCAACTGCACCGGTTTCGGGAACAGATTATGTGGTTGGGAATAGCATTGGACTTGGAAAAGTTGTTGGAGTTGGAGCAGCAAGCTCTTTTGGAGCAAGTGGTTTGTTACCTGGTGTTACTTATGATTTTTATATTTATTCATACAATAGTGGATTATGTGCCACTGCCTACAATACTACTAGTCCATTAACAGGAACAATTACCACCAGCGGAGTTGGAGCAACATTGTTAATTAGTCCATATGGTGATGGAGGTTTTGAAACAGGAGCTTCATTAGCTCTAAATAACTGGCAAGTAGCCAATAGCACTCCCAATGCATGGACAGTTGGAACTGTACCAACAGGATTTACCAATCGATCGGCATATATTAGTAATGACGGTGGTACTACTTGGGCTTATACAAATACAGCTTCGGGAACAGCTTCTCATATTTATAAGGACATTACCTTTCCGGCAGGACAAACCGAAATTACGTTATCGTTCAACTGGAAAGCTTTAGGTGAAGCTAGTTCTTGGGATGCAATAATTGTTTATAGTTGCCCTATGTCAATTACTCCTTTGGCAGGCTCTCCTTCTAATACTACTGCAAATACAGCAACATGGACTGGAGGTTCGCCAACTGCTATAGGATCACAACTTTGGAATCAAGGAACGAATTTGCAGAATTTTTCAGTTTGCTTACCTGCTGCATTTGCCGGCACCACTCAACGAATTGTAATTACCTGGAAAAATGATAACACTAGCGGTACAAATCCTCCTGCAGCAATTGATAATGTTACCTTAGTTTCAAATACACCGACTGCCCCAGCTAATCAAGCTACTGCATTAAACTTAACTGCTATTAGTACCTCTCAAATTGATGGAAGCTTTACAGCTGCTACAAGTGCTCCAGTTGGTTATGTGGTTGTTCGTTACCCTTCAGGTGCAATAACCACTCCTCCGGCAACAGGAACTGTATATACAGTAGGTAATTCACTAGGACTGGGAACTATTGTTTCAGTTGGAGCAGCAACTACCTTTAATAATACAGGGTTGGCTGGTTCAACTACCTACGATTATTACGTTTACGATTATTCAAGTTCAACTTGCGCCGGAACAGTTTACAATACTGTGAGTCCGCTAACCGCTTCACAAACTACCAACTCCTGCGGAACCATGAGTGGTACTATTCCTATTGGAGCAACAGCTCCGGCTTCACCAAATGGTTTTACAAGTATTACTGCTGCTTTAGCGTATATTAATTCAAATGGTTTGGCTAGTGCAACAACTCTGGAATTGCAAACAGATTACAATCCGGTTGGTGAAACATACCCAATAACATTTCCATTTAATGCTTGTGTAAGTGCATCACGACCACTTACAATACGCCCCAATGCAGCTGTTGTAAGCCCTTTTGTATTAACTTCAGCAAGTACAGCTGCAACAATTGTTTTTGATGGAGGTAGCTATGTAACAATTGATGGTCGTCCAGGGGGAATCGGTAGCAATAAATATATTCGAATTACCAATACCAGCTCAACAGCGGCCGCTGCAGGAAATGCAATTCAATTGAAAAATGAAGCAAATAACTTGTTACTTACTTATCTCGATTTGCAAGCTGCTAATTTGAATCCGGCAACAAACTCTTCTGTTGTGCCTGCAGTTGGAGCTGTGCCGGGTGTTGTAGCAATTTTGTCGACCACCGGAATTTCCGGAAACGACAACAATACCATTTCATTTTGTGACATACATTCAGTAGGTAACACAGGAAATATATTGAACGTTGGAATTTTTGCTGTAAATGCAACTACATTGGGATCACCATCAAATAATAATAATAACTCAATTCTAAACAATAATATTTACGATTGTTTTAACGCGAGTACTGCAACTGCCGGTATTGATATTTGTGCCGGTAATAATAGCTATACCATCTCCAACAATAGTTTTTACAAGAGTGCTGCCACTACTTTTACTTATTCAACTGCAGCTATTACGAAAAGAGCATTTTGGATCACTCCCGGTAATTCAGCTGTAGCATCCAGCGGTTACACTATTTCAGGTAATTATATTGGTGGTACAGCACCGTTGTGCGGTGGTACGGCCTTCACAATGCTTGGCGTGGTGACTTCAGTTTTTCATGGTATGGACATTTCGGTGGGAACTTTAGCTGTTTCTAATGTAACCAACAATACTATTCAAAATATAGCTTTCACAACTTCTAGTACTTCAAATCCTTATTTTTCTGGAATAAGCATTGCAAGTGGTAATGTGAATGTTGGTTTAGGTGCCGGAACAGGAAATACGATTGGTTCAAGCACAGGAAACGGATCAATTACATTAAATAACGCTACTAGCAGTTTGTCAACTAGTGTTGCCTACGGTATTCGTTCGGTTGGGGGTGCACTTTTAAATATTAACTACAATAGCGTTGGATCAATAACCATAAATAACGGTACATTTTCTAATACTTTTGTTAGTATTGGAATTGTAGGAGGAGGTACTACATCAACTACTATAAGCAATAATACAATAGGTAGCACATCCACAGCTAATAGTATACAGTTTACCGGAACAGGAACACCATTAACAGCGATGGGCTTAAGTGGTATTTTTGTTTCATCTGGACCAACTTTGAGTTCAATTACAAATAATACAATTGCTAATTTACATAACTCCTACGTTGGAACATCTAGCACAACAGCGCTTACTGTAAGAGGTATTGATTTGGCAGTAGGGGCAAATACTATTGATAACAACATAATTCGTAACCTCACTTCGGCATCAACAATAGCGGGTGCAGGTACAACTGCCAATATTTGTGGTATTGTGATGCGTTCAACAACCGCTCCGTCCACCGTAACGAATAATAAAATCTATTCATTAAAACTAACAACAACAAGTACTACTACAAGTACTCAAATTTCAGGTATTGTTTGGAACCCATCATCATCAGGAACTAATCTTATAGCTCGAAATTTTATACATAGTTTTGATGTAGCATACACTACTACCACTGCTACAGCAGCAACCTTTACAGGGATTGATAATGGAGCTGGTACATCAACTATACAGAATAACATGATTCGTTTAGGTATTAATGATGCAGGAGCTTCTGTAACTACACCATTGGTAATGCGCGGGATGTCTATAGGAACAACCTCTGCAACCAATGTTTTACACAACAGTGTTTACCTTGGAGGTACTGGTGTTACAGCAACTGTTTCTGCTAACCACTCTGCTGCTTTCAACCGTTCAGCTAGTTCCGGAACTTTGGTTTTGCGAAACAATATTTTTGCGAATACCCGCTCTAATGTGGCGGCTGCTCAAACTAATAAACATTATGTTGTGCGTTTAGGTACAGCAACTACAGGATGTGATTTTGACTATAACGATTATTATGCATCGGCAGGAAACGACAACTCATTTGCTTTAAACAATGTAACAGGTGTTGCATCGTATTCAAGCGGTTGGATTGCAGGCGACTTAAATAGTTATACCGGCGATCCTATGTTCCTTACTCCAAATGGAAACTCTACTACTGTTGACTTACACATCAATCCTGTCCCACAAACAGTTGTTGAACAAGGCGGTGTGCTTGCTTTCACTATTGCAGATGATTATGATGGGCAAACACGTAATACACTTTCACCAGTGGATATTGGTGCTGATGCCGGAAACTTTACTCCGCTTAATCCTTGCGCTGGGCCGCCTGCTTCTGCTACTACAGCATTTACTAACGCCACTCCTATTTGCGGAACAGGTACTAAAACATTAATCCTATCTGGGTTCACAGTTCAACCTGGCTATACCTATCAATGGCAAGAATCTGCTACAGGTACGCTTGGTTCATTTGTGAATGTTACAACCGGTACCGGTGGAACTACCAATAGTTACACAACAGCAACACTAAGTTCATCCATGTATTACCAATGTGAAATTGGATGTTCATTTGGTGCAGGAACAATCTTCTCATCAACTATACAAGCCGTTGTAAACCCGATTCCAACAGTAACAGCGACTCCTTCTACTGGAACAAGCGTATGTAGCGGTTCTCGAGTTGATTTATCAGCTTCAGGAGCAAGTACCTACTCTTGGTCGTGTAATCCTGGAACAGCCGGATATCCGCAAGTTTCGTTGTTTATCACACCAAATAACTTACAAACAGTAACTTCTATTCCAACTTCTACATTAGCATCTAGTACAGCAGCGCCTCCTGCAACTATTTCAGCATTAACCTGGACATATACCGTAACAGGTACTAGTGCCGCTGGTTGTGCAGCTACTCCGGTTGCTGTTGTCCTCAACGTAATTACAAATCCGGTTGTTCCTAACGTATTAACTTATAGTGCTTCTCCTAGTGCTATTTGTGGTCCAGGAACACCTGTTACTTTTACTGTTAATAATAATGGTACAATAGGGGCAGGTCAGTGGACTTATAACTGGTACGACCAGGCTGGAACTACTTTGTTACAATCAACAACCAATACTGCCGCATCAGATAATTATACTCCTGCTACAGCTGTTGCTAATGGGAATTATGTATATACAGTTAAAGTAACTAACTCAGTATGTCCTAGTTCTTATGCAGTTGCTTCTCCTACTTATTATGTTGGATACTCTTCTTTAAATGTAGTAAACAATGCAAATTGTGGTGATAATGGGGTGATTAATGTATATCCTGAAGGTCAGAATAATTTTACTACTTGGTACAGTAACGATTTTTCTACAGGTTTATTGGGAGCTGCTTTTGATGCTAGTTTAGGAAATCTTTCAGTAGCAAGTGGTCGTTGTAATATTACGAGCCAGGTAAACGGACAAAATGGTATGTTAATTATTAGAAACTCTGCTGCAATCAATACCAATAACTTACAAGTTGATTTTAAATTGTCTACAGCACCTCGCGGATTTGCCTTTAATATATTAGGTGCCGATGGTTTAGCTTGGAGTTATGCACCCGATGTTCATACTGCTACAACATTGACACCGGGTACTGGCGGTTTCAACGCTGAAAGTGGTTCAGGTTCAGGATTTAAATTGGCATTTGATGCTACTGCTAATGGCGCTATTAACTCGCCTGGAGTATATTTAATGTTCAATTGTACCACTCCCGATCAAGGTCCATCCTCATCCGGTGTACTCGCATTTAAACAAGGGTCATTCTGGCAAGGTTTGATTGATGCACCGGTATCAATCGTAATTTCTCAAAACGGATTTGTATCAGTATCAATTAACAATACTTTGATTTTTGATCACGTTGCACTTCCTCCTGCTGCATTAACTACTTATTTAAATGCAAACAAAAGCAATTGGATTCACACCTTTACTGCACGTACAGGAGGTTCAAATGAGTTACATGCTATTGATGATTTAAATATCCGATACAATACCTACGAATACAGTATTAACAGTACTAATGGAACAGATGGTACTTGGCAAACCAGCAATAAATTTACAGGTTTAGCTGCAGCTTCTTATCCGGTTTGGGTGCGTAACCCTTCCAACATCAGCTGTAACGCAAATACCGGTACTGCAGTAGTTGGAACCAGCCCATCTCCATCATCTGCAAATACCGTTGCCGCACTTGGGTTTAATACTACCATTTGTGCAGGTAGCAGCACCGATTTAACGACAGATATTGAAATCCCAGGTGCAACTTACTTGTGGGAAACTTCAAGCACAATTGGTGGACCATACACAACTGCATCTGGCGTAAACAATTTAGCGACCTATTCAACAGGACCTTTAAATACAAGTGCTTACTATAGAGTGACATTTACTTGTCCTAGTTCAAGTCCGGTTACTTCAACTCCTGTTTTAGTAACAGCAAACGCTGGTTCAATATCAGGAACCAATTCACCGCAAATGGTAAATTGCTTAGGTGATGCAGCTAATCTTACTGCAACACCCGGAGCAAACACAACTATAGTTTGGTACGATGTTGCAACAGGAGGTTCTCCACTAGGATCTGGTAATTCAATATCAGTAACTCCAACTGTATTACCTACTACCTATTATGCCGAACCAACTACTACTGCCTATACCAATCAATATACGAATGGAGGTCAAAAAGTATTATCGAATGGATTTGGTACTTCTTCATCGGGTACAGGAATATCCACTCGATTTACAACTACTGCTAGTATTCGTGTAGATGCAATAAAAGTTTTACCTGGTAGTACCGGTACTTTAACCGTTGTTTTGCAGAATTCTGGTTCTGCTACAATTTTGCAAACGTTCTCAATGTCAGTTTCTGCAGCTCAGGTAGGTAATTTTATTAACGTGCCGGTAAACTTTGCTATCGCAGGTTCAGGAAACTTTCAGTTAACTACATCAGGAGTACCATGCTCTTATTATAGTTCTGGATTCCCGGTTGGAGCTTACAGTGCATCCTATATGTTTATGGGCGGTGTAATGACCATCGTTGGATCCTCTTCAACTGAAACAGGAGCAACAAGCACATCAATGTATGGTACTGCTTTCGATTGGACAATTACAACTTCGTGTCCTTCAGGTTTAGCAGCTAGAATTCCTGTAGTAGTGAACGCAAATCCTGCTTTCTTTGTATCAGTAACTCCGGCTACAACTGCAGCTTTATGCTCAGGAACCATACAAGCATTAACGGCTTCAAGCCCTAATCCTTATTCAAGTTATACTTGGAGTCCTGTTACTAATTTATATGCTGATAATTTAGCAACTGTGCCTTTAACAATTACCGATAATCAAGCAACAGTTTACTTTAAATCGGCAACTGCCGGCAGCTCTTCCTATACAGTATCTACCGCAGGAAGTGGTTGTACCAATACTGCAGGTGCTTCTGTAAATGTAGTAGCTTCACCGGTTGTTAGTGCTACAGCAACACCTAGTGTAATTGCTTCAGGTGCTAACTCACAACTTAATGCAGGAGTAATTGCAACAAATGCAAATAATTACACATTTACTGCAATAAATGGAAGCTTTACACCGCTATCTGGTGGTACCTCTGCATCAGTTACTACTACTGCCGATGAAGAAATGTCAACAGCTTTCAATATTGGATTTAATTTTGGCTTTGCGGGAACTACTTATACTACCGTTCAAGCAGGATCCAATGGTGTGCTTTTATTTGGTAGTGGCAAAACAAATACTTTAACAAATAACCTTGCAACAATTACTACTTCGCAAAGACCGGGTGTTGCTCCATTATGGGACGATATTCAGTGCTCAAATGGAATTAAATACGAAGTATCGGGTGCACCTGGAAGTCAAGTATTAACAGTAGAGTGGATTAATATGGAATGGAATTATCAGTCAAGTACTACGGTTGTTTCTTTCCAAGCCAAACTGTATGAGGGTACCAATGTAATTGAATTTGTGTATCGCGACGATGGTGCTACTGTTAACTTAGGTTCAGCTTCAATAGGAATTATGGGAACTAATTCATCAGATTTCATTTCCGTACAATCAACTTCTGCTTTGCCTACTACCAGTACTTCATCTTCACAGAATTCAATAGCTACTAAACCTGCAACAGGACAAGTGTATCGTTTTACACCTCCAAATACAACAGCAGGTTATACATTTGATTGGTCGGCTAATCCAACTTTCTTGAGTGCAACTAATATTTACAATCCTAATGCAACAGGGGTTACTTCAGATCAAACATACTCAGTTACTGTTACGGATCCTGCAACTTGTGCTACAGTACAAACAGTAACTGTAACAACAATAACTGCACCTCCAAGTTGCCCTGCAACTGTAACACCAGACGTTAGTTGTAATTATTCAGCAAGTTTAAGTTGGGCTGCTTCTGTTACTCCATTTACACTTGGATATTATGTATATGTTGGAACTGACGGCGGTGGAACTACAACTCCAATCAGTTTAGTAAATGGACAAGATGTTGGTTTGAGTACAAGCTTATTACTGCCAGCACTTCAACCTTCAACAACTTATTATTATCAAATACAGCCATATAATGCATTTGGTGCGAATACAGCTTGTATTATCGGAACCATTAGTTCAGCTGCAGATGTAACTCAAACTCCAACACAATCAGCTAGTTCGTATACCGAAACAATGGACAATAACGTAACACCTCCTGCATTACCTTGTGGTATGACTTCATCTAATGAAAACTTCCCGGCAGATGCATTTACTTGGTATACAGCTAGTGGAGCTGCAAATGCACATGCAGGTACTCGTTACTTACGTATTGATAAAAATACCAATAATACAACTGCTAAAGACGACTGGTTCTATAGTGCTCCAATGAATTTAACCGGTGGTAAGTTGTACCGTATTTATTTCTGGCACCGTGTAGGAGCAGCTGGTTCTGAAAATTTTGAAGTTTTCTTAAGTAACAGCAACGATGCGGCTACCATGTTAACTACCTCTGCTGTATATACAGGAGCAAGTAATTTGTTGACCTATAAATTAGATTCTTCAGCAGATATTTTACCTCCATTCACTGGGGTGTTCTATTATGGTATTCATGCTAACGGTTCTGCAAACGGACAAAGCTTGTTTATGGATGATATCCAGGTAAAACAAATACCTGTTGCAGCTATGGATCCTGCTTCTTGTATCACCGTTCCAAGCTTGTACGATCAATTGTTGGTACAACCTGTTTACCAGGCTCAAGATTACAAATTCAAAATTGAGAACCTTGCAAACAGCTTTAGCTATGAGTATACTCGTAACTTGCCAATTCCTGATTTCCGCTTGAAATGGGCACCGGGAGTAACCTATGATCTATCGTATGATGTTTCGGTATCCTACAAAAAGAACAATGTATGGAGCCCTTATGGACCATCTTGCGTTGTAACCATGGGCCCTTTCCCAACCACTCAATTGCGTGGAGCATCTTGTGGAGCAACCCTTACTGATTTGTATACTCCTTTGTATATTGACTCAGTAGGTGGAGCAAACGATTACGAATACAAAATTGTACAAAACACATTAGCATACGACCATACTTGGATGCGTGGTGCTCCTGTATTAGACTACCGTTTGTATTGGGCATATCAAACATCACCACTATTGGTTGAGCGTGTACAATTTGGATTTACTTACGATGTACAAGTACGTGCTTTAGTTGGACGTACCGGACCAGCACAAGGAAACTTACCTGGAACATTGGGAACTTTTGGACCAGTTTGTACAGTAACATTGAGTGGACAACCACAAACCCAATTAGTAGCAGCTCCAGGTCCACAGCAATCATGCGGTAAAACATTGACCAACATTACTGATCAGATATTCTGTATCCCGGTAGTAGGAGCAAGCAATTATCGCTATACTGCAGTAAATGCAGCCTTGGGTTACAATGCAACCGCCGATCGTAATTCAACTGTAAATGATTTCCGATTAAACTGGTTACCAACTGTTGGTGGAGTAGGATTACGTTATGCAACTACTTACGACATCACCGTTCAAAACAATGTAGGAGGAGTATGGAGCACAGCAGGTGCAATGTGTCAGGTAACAACTCCAGCACAACCGCTTACTCAATTGCAACCGGCTTATTGCTTGTATACTTTACCAACGTTTAGTACTCCAATTTACTGCAACGCAGTACCTGCAGCTACTAACTACCGTTACCGCATCACAGATGTTGCAACTAGCGGAGCTACCTACACTAAGATTATTGACCGTAATGCACCATCAACTGATTTCCGATTTACTTGGACTTTAGTATGCTGCGGTGGATTAAATGTGTTACCAAACACACCATATAATGTAGAGGTAGCAAGTTATGCCGGAGGAGTATGGAGTGCTTATGGAACAGTTTGTACAGTAACAACTAGTGCTACAGTACCACGCTACAATCCGTTCTTAGCTGAAGAAGGAAAAGTTGAAACTGCTGCCGCAGATTTAGGATTAAGTGTATATCCAAATCCATCAGCAGTAAATGAAACTTACTACATTGAGTTAAATGGAATACAACAAGCTAACGAGAATGTTGCTATCAACATTTACAATGTGTTGGGAGCAAAAGTTTACAGCACACAGGTAATCACCAAAGAAGAGAGCCGAGTAGTATTACAACCTGAGCAAACATTAGCTGCAGGAGTATACACAGTAGAAGCTCAAATCAATGGCACTGTTAGCCGAGTTAAATTTGTAGTGAAGTAA